One Nicotiana tomentosiformis chromosome 1, ASM39032v3, whole genome shotgun sequence genomic window, GTCCAAATTGgaaaggaccctatcaagtcctcgatatagtcgggaaagggtcttataaacttggaacaatggatggaaaaccattaccaaacaattagaacatatcgcttctcaaacgatattattgttaaggtatgattttctcctctctatcgtctatatacatatattcgacactaactcattgcaggaattaAACAAAAGACATCAAGACCTCTGGttttaaagcacgcgttgtactcttttttccttaattcggcttttatcccaaatgggtttttcggcaaggtttttaacgaggcaacaactatgtgctacctgagagcaattcaatagtatccgaggctccttcataatcaacctcgaatactggggggctaccatcaaataaatcaagttcggcacaagaaagttgtttcatatcaaattcatgtcggacagggtctcgatagagaaaagtgtaagggccaaatagtcaaaacgaaccatgctcacgTAGTTTTGCTTGAACcctggcacaagatacaaacacatgtataatgacttataaaggaaaACTTCTTCTTTTCagatatctcacactttgaaaagatctTCCTACTTCATGATTCAAATGGGCTTAAAGTCCAACCACCATCAAAAGAATTTTGATACGAGCTATCAaaaaagcctacgggccacaaatactttgagtttgagttcgaagcaatcgctcactcaattattaagactaagggctatcttactttgagttcgagtaatcactcactcgatcataaaaagcctacgggctacgatactttgagttcgagttcgaagcaatcactcactcaattattaagcctaagggctatcttacttcgagttcgagcaatcactcacttgatcataaaaagcctacgggctacgatactttgagttcgagttcgaagcaatcactcacttaattattgagcctaagggctatcttacttcgtattcgagcaatcactcactcgatcataaaaagcctacggggtacgatactttgagttcgagttcgaagcaatcactcactcaattgttaagcctaagggctatcttacttcgagttcgaacaaatcACTCGACcttaaaaagcctacgggctacggtactttgagttcgagttcgaagcaatcactcactcaattattaagcctaagggctatcttacttcgagttcaagcaatcactcactcgatcataaaaaatCTACGGGCTatgatactttgagttcgagttcgaagcaatcactcactcaattattaagcctaagggatatcttacttcgagttcgagcaatcactcactcgatcataatatgcctatgggctacgatactttgagttcgagttcgaagcaatcactcactcaattattaagcctaagggctatattacttcgagttcgaacaaatcactcgaccataaaaagcCTACAGTCTATGatactttgagtttgagttcgaagtaatcactcactcaattattaagcctaagggctatcttacttcgagttcgaattcgaagcaatcactcactcaattattaagcctaagggctatcttacttcaagttcgaacaaATCACTCGGCcattaaaagcctacgggctacgatactttgagttcgaagttcgaaacaatcactcactcaattattaagcctgagggctatcttactttgagtttgaacaaatcactcgaccataaaaaaCCTACAGGCCACAAATACTTTGAGTTTTAGatatcactcactcgactattaagactTAAGGGCTATgctacttcgagttcaagcagaTTGCATGAAGCCTAAGGGCTGAACATTTTCATAAAACACAAGTAAACAAAATCCTCAAGAATAGGAACAGAGACAAGCTGGGAAAAAGAAAAGACTTTATATACACAATGATATTTACAAAACGACCAATTAGGGCCTTACAAAGAAACCTAATCATCTACGGGAGCAGTCTTTTCTACATCGTGCTCCTCCTCACTCTGAGACCCGCTTTTGCTCCCGTCATCGTCATCGTCGTCATTATcatcgtcgtcatcatcatcggagGCCAAGGCCCCAGCTTCAGCTTCAAGCTCTGTTACCTTTGTTATCTCTTCAGAAAGATCGAAGccccgagcatggatctcctcgagggtttccctccgagttTGGCATTTGGCAAATTCGGCGATCCAATGAGCTCGAGTTCGAGCGGTATTGGCAACCTCGCTCGTATGGAACTGAGCGGCTTCGGCATCAGCCCGGTAAATAGCCACCATTGCATCTGTATCGGCCTTTGTTTTTTCTGCCTcggcaagttcagaggccaaccgagcctcgatcTCCTCCTTTTCCCTTGCTTGAGCCAAGCTTTTCTCTTTCAGGCTCTGAAGTTGACTTTTGGTCGATGACAACTGGGCCCGAGCAGTCTCTCTCTCTGCAGCAAGGCGGTCCATATTTTCTTTCCATTTTAAGGACTCTACCTTTATCTCATCAACCTCCTCGCGGAGTTTCCCGATCAActcaagcttctgctgcagctgtgagactgaAATATTAGCCATCATTCCAGTATCGAGCCGATAGGCTTTTaatagtatcattacctgctcggacagatcggtctgatcttggtgagctttAGTCAACTCAGCTCTGAGATCCTTGATTTCCTCCCCTTTTGCCCTAAGATGAGTTTAAGGacattcctctcctccgtaacccatTGGAGATCGACCTCATATCGATGCAGCTCAGCTCGGgatcgagaacatgcttctcgataaGCTGTCGCAGCCTATGCGGGGAGAAGAAATGaagtgaaaaaagaaaaatagacatGAGAGATAATACCAACAAAATAAATTAAGGTTCACCTGATTCAAAGCTTGCCCCACTCCATGGAAAAAATCTGATGCCTCACTGCTACCGGCAACATCCTCGATGCCGGTAAAAAAACCACAGAAGGGATCATCCCCCTCATGAGGCCTGTGTAGtgcgagggcccccaaagcttgggcttcccgaatcgccccttcagAAAAAGTAGGaaaggtgggcgagtcttcgattgttGCTGCCCCAGGTGAGTCACTTGGGGCGTTCCCTTCATTTCGAAGAGATTCGGGAACAACCCCTTCAGATATATTCCCAATTTGTTGGCTTCGATTGGAAACATCCTCGATCTGCAACGACTCAGGAACTCTGCCTGAATTCTTCTCCGATATACCCTCGGTTTGAGCCGGAGATGtataaaccaccatcgatccaccTGCCTGTGGAGCATCGGTGGTTATCTTTGTTCGGGCTATCAGCACGAACtcctcatcttcttcttcctcatcttCATCTCTTAGGCGTTGAACTGACTCTGAggtcaaagggatggtattctCCTTTGACTTACGAGTCGACCTTGCCTTCGGTTTTGGATTCTCGGAAGCAgaggcccttttcctcttatttCCCTTCGGCGGTTTGGAAGCTGGGATAAAGGTCTCTTCCTTGCCGGGCAGGGGCCTAAAAACTGCGTCTCTGCGCAGGCTTACACACGAGAAAATCGGTTAAGTATAAGGAGAATGTTTCGTTCGAACTCCCAAAACATGAAAgataggcttaccatgatttttcg contains:
- the LOC104086973 gene encoding KNR4/SMI1 homolog, with translation MANISVSQLQQKLELIGKLREEVDEIKVESLKWKENMDRLAAERETARAQLSSTKSQLQSLKEKSLAQAREKEEIEARLASELAEAEKTKADTDAMVAIYRADAEAAQFHTSEVANTARTRAHWIAEFAKCQTRRETLEEIHARGFDLSEEITKVTELEAEAGALASDDDDDDDNDDDDDDGSKSGSQSEEEHDVEKTAPVDD